A window of the Lactuca sativa cultivar Salinas chromosome 5, Lsat_Salinas_v11, whole genome shotgun sequence genome harbors these coding sequences:
- the LOC111887577 gene encoding 40S ribosomal protein S20-2 yields the protein MAYAAMKPTKPGLEEPQEQIHKIRITLSSKNVKNLEKVCADLVRGAKDKKLRVKGPVRMPTKVLNITTRKSPCGEGTNTWDRFELRVHKRVIDLFSSPDVVKQITSITIEPGVEVEVTIADS from the exons ATGGCGTATGCAGCGATGAAACCAACAAAGCCAGGGCTAGAAGAGCCTCAAGAACAGATTCACAAGATTAGGATCACTCTTTCCTCCAAGAATGTTAAGAATCTTGAAAAGG TGTGTGCTGATTTGGTTCGTGGTGCAAAGGACAAGAAGTTGAGAGTTAAGGGACCAGTTAGAATGCCCACCAAGGTTCTTAATATCACAACCAGGAAGTCTCCTTGTGGTGAAG GAACAAACACATGGGACAGATTTGAGCTTCGAGTTCACAAACGTGTGATTGATCTTTTCAGCTCACCTGATGTTGTGAAGCAAATCACCTCCATCACCATTGAACCTGGTGTTGAGGTTGAGGTCACCATTGCTGATTCTTAG